Proteins found in one Fulvitalea axinellae genomic segment:
- a CDS encoding glycosyltransferase, with product MRYSVIVPVYNRPDEIDELLDSLTRQTYKDFEVLVVEDGSAPEMRCKDIAESYADRLDLRYFFKENSGQGFSRNFGFERAEGDYFIVFDSDCLIPEDYFESVEASLNANWLDAYGGPDRAATTFTPVQKAISYSMTSLFTTGGIRGSKKAMGRFHPRSFNMGISRKVWEATQGYIITRMGEDIEFSIRIIDKGFKVGLIENAYVYHKRRTDFGQFYKQLHFFGRARINIRRFFPQELKLVHMFPAFFLLGMLFYLLVLPFLSLKLFGLASVFVALYFLMILIDAAAKNKSLKVGVLSVIASVIQLSAYGVGFLTELKTWVLKG from the coding sequence ATGAGATATTCCGTGATAGTGCCGGTATATAACAGGCCGGACGAGATAGATGAGCTCCTTGACAGCCTCACGAGACAGACGTACAAGGATTTCGAAGTGTTGGTGGTGGAAGACGGATCGGCGCCCGAAATGCGCTGTAAAGACATTGCGGAAAGCTACGCCGACCGCTTGGATCTCCGTTATTTCTTTAAGGAAAACAGCGGGCAGGGATTTTCCCGAAACTTCGGATTCGAAAGGGCCGAAGGCGATTACTTCATAGTCTTCGATTCAGATTGCCTGATTCCCGAGGATTATTTCGAAAGCGTGGAAGCCTCTTTAAACGCCAATTGGCTCGACGCCTACGGCGGACCGGATCGTGCGGCCACTACCTTTACTCCCGTACAGAAAGCGATTAGTTATTCCATGACGTCGCTTTTCACCACTGGCGGTATTCGTGGAAGCAAAAAAGCGATGGGACGTTTCCACCCAAGGAGCTTCAATATGGGAATCTCCCGAAAAGTGTGGGAAGCAACCCAAGGCTATATCATTACCCGGATGGGAGAAGATATAGAATTCAGTATCCGGATTATCGACAAAGGGTTTAAGGTGGGCTTGATCGAAAACGCTTACGTTTACCACAAACGCAGAACGGATTTCGGACAATTCTACAAACAGCTTCATTTCTTTGGGAGAGCGAGGATCAATATCCGGCGTTTCTTTCCCCAAGAGCTCAAACTCGTCCATATGTTCCCGGCCTTTTTCCTGTTGGGGATGTTGTTTTACCTTTTGGTTTTGCCTTTCCTTAGCCTAAAGCTTTTCGGCTTGGCGTCGGTCTTCGTAGCGCTTTATTTCCTGATGATATTGATTGACGCTGCCGCAAAAAACAAAAGCTTGAAAGTGGGGGTGCTTAGCGTAATCGCTTCCGTTATTCAGCTTTCCGCTTACGGTGTCGGTTTTTTGACGGAATTAAAGACTTGGGTACTCAAAGGCTGA
- a CDS encoding glycosyltransferase family 2 protein: MAKLDISVVVPLYNEEESLPELCAWIGRVMDENGYKYEVILVDDGSTDTSWDVVKELSEENENVKGVKFNRNYGKSAALHTGFAKVKGDVVITMDADLQDSPDEIPELYDMIMKDGYDLVSGWKKKRYDPVSKTIPSKFFNRVTQYMSGIKLHDFNCGLKAYKRIVVKHISVHGEMHRYIPVLAKWRGFDKITEKVVEHRARKYGVTKFGLERFINGFLDLLSLTFVTRFRKKPMHFFGTFGTLSFFIGLLITLFVIGEKLYKLASGLPLREITEQPLFYIALVLLVIGTQLFLTGFVAEMISMNSHKKDDYLVIETTEES, from the coding sequence ATGGCTAAATTGGATATATCGGTTGTCGTTCCATTGTATAACGAGGAGGAATCCTTACCCGAACTCTGCGCTTGGATTGGCAGGGTGATGGACGAAAACGGATACAAATACGAAGTGATTCTGGTGGACGACGGTAGTACGGATACGTCGTGGGATGTGGTGAAGGAGCTTTCCGAAGAGAACGAAAACGTAAAGGGCGTGAAGTTCAACCGGAATTACGGAAAATCCGCGGCGCTTCATACCGGCTTCGCCAAAGTGAAAGGCGATGTGGTGATTACGATGGACGCCGACTTGCAAGACTCTCCCGACGAAATTCCCGAGTTGTACGACATGATAATGAAGGACGGCTACGACTTGGTATCGGGGTGGAAGAAGAAACGTTACGATCCGGTATCGAAAACCATACCTTCGAAATTTTTCAATCGGGTAACCCAATACATGTCGGGTATCAAGCTCCACGACTTTAACTGTGGACTGAAAGCCTACAAAAGGATCGTCGTGAAGCATATCAGCGTACACGGCGAGATGCACCGCTATATTCCCGTGTTGGCCAAATGGCGGGGCTTCGACAAAATCACTGAAAAGGTGGTGGAGCACCGTGCCCGAAAATACGGCGTGACCAAATTCGGTCTGGAACGCTTTATCAATGGCTTCTTGGATCTGCTGTCGCTGACTTTCGTTACCCGCTTCCGCAAAAAACCGATGCACTTTTTCGGCACTTTCGGTACGCTCAGTTTCTTTATCGGATTGCTTATTACCCTGTTCGTTATCGGGGAGAAGCTTTATAAACTGGCCTCCGGGTTACCGTTGCGTGAAATCACCGAACAGCCTTTGTTCTATATCGCGTTGGTGTTGCTGGTTATAGGCACCCAGCTTTTCCTTACAGGTTTTGTGGCCGAGATGATCTCGATGAACAGCCACAAAAAAGACGATTATCTGGTAATAGAGACGACGGAAGAATCCTGA
- a CDS encoding Ig-like domain-containing protein, translated as MKLFKKRMGFGKSVFAWTLIVLAVMVFPFRLYAQALPKIDLEITKKISNSSASPGDVVVFTIIVKNLETEAGKMAENIEVEDILPSGYQFTKDPKATSGTYNGRNGLWRVGSLAPQATEKLTMTVRVLATGEYRNVARITKYPEDVFTDPNLTNNTSEAGASGNQAPEAQNDAEETVSGQSIEISILANDKDDDDKMDATSVDLDPDTDDKETTYTVAGKGTFEVATSGVLTFTPTGSFKGKVKARYRVADEQPKYSEPADVTVTVFGQPTVTIAGAPVVHMGNCQSKGTLKAEAEGAGITYKWRAKIGALYGNVNSEQVQGGGGTYEVTVTDRFGNEVKAEAELRKADKPKAVAGENITMSSIVTNTQSIGGVSEGEGLTYSWSPITGLSNPSSANPVPNPSSDTEYTLTVTDKFGCTDTDKVKVKVSDEDISLSVTGDKNYGACQDGATLTATATGSGVTVKWLNNAGNEIKLGGTATLSAGTYKAVAENSATGLLRDITVIITQKPAPTVKDIPDVTLEAEESGAVLSVEAEGEGITLAWSPETHLTGDDPYKKTANPPTTTTYTVTVTDKYGCQATDQVTVTRMGPGPIANDDEAEGAYNTELEIEVLANDTDPDGNLDPSSLTITQEPASGKAEVLGGMVLFTPQNGFEGEMKLKYQICDEDNQCDDATVTVTVLKREVEIPDALTPNNDGKNDMFVIKNADFFTDSKLTVLNTRGNRVYEKEGYTNDWDGEGNVGLYDSRPLPQGTYYYVFDYGDGRSPLKGFVFIYRQD; from the coding sequence ATGAAACTGTTCAAAAAACGTATGGGCTTCGGAAAATCAGTTTTTGCGTGGACGCTTATTGTGTTGGCTGTAATGGTTTTTCCTTTTAGGCTTTACGCTCAGGCTTTGCCAAAGATAGATCTGGAGATTACAAAAAAGATCAGTAACTCAAGCGCTTCACCGGGCGATGTAGTGGTCTTTACGATTATTGTAAAGAATCTGGAGACAGAGGCTGGGAAAATGGCTGAAAATATAGAGGTGGAGGATATTCTGCCTTCAGGATATCAGTTCACGAAAGACCCAAAAGCCACTAGCGGAACATATAATGGACGAAACGGCTTATGGCGAGTCGGGTCGCTGGCGCCACAAGCCACGGAAAAGCTGACAATGACCGTTCGGGTTTTGGCCACCGGCGAATACAGGAACGTGGCGAGAATCACAAAATATCCAGAAGATGTTTTTACGGATCCGAACCTGACCAACAATACCAGCGAAGCCGGCGCCTCGGGCAATCAAGCGCCCGAAGCGCAGAATGATGCCGAAGAAACTGTGTCGGGGCAAAGTATCGAAATCAGTATTCTTGCGAATGATAAGGATGACGATGATAAGATGGACGCCACGTCCGTAGACCTTGATCCGGATACCGATGATAAGGAGACGACATACACAGTAGCTGGAAAAGGAACGTTTGAGGTGGCCACTTCCGGGGTGTTGACTTTTACGCCGACAGGTAGCTTCAAGGGGAAAGTTAAGGCCCGGTACCGAGTGGCTGACGAACAACCGAAGTATTCCGAACCAGCGGACGTGACTGTAACGGTTTTTGGCCAGCCGACTGTCACTATAGCCGGAGCGCCGGTTGTGCATATGGGCAACTGCCAATCGAAAGGAACTCTGAAAGCTGAAGCCGAAGGGGCTGGAATCACATATAAATGGAGGGCGAAGATAGGCGCTCTTTACGGAAACGTTAATTCCGAGCAGGTACAGGGAGGCGGTGGAACCTACGAAGTGACCGTAACCGATAGGTTTGGAAATGAGGTGAAAGCCGAAGCTGAACTGCGCAAAGCCGACAAGCCCAAAGCGGTGGCGGGAGAGAATATTACGATGAGTTCCATTGTTACCAACACGCAATCGATTGGCGGCGTTTCCGAAGGAGAAGGACTGACTTATTCTTGGTCGCCGATTACGGGCCTTTCGAATCCATCTTCGGCGAATCCGGTGCCAAATCCGTCATCGGACACGGAGTATACGCTTACCGTAACGGACAAATTCGGTTGTACGGATACTGACAAGGTTAAAGTAAAAGTAAGCGACGAGGATATTTCCCTGTCCGTAACGGGCGATAAAAATTATGGAGCATGCCAAGACGGCGCAACGTTGACCGCTACGGCTACAGGTTCCGGAGTAACGGTGAAATGGCTAAATAATGCTGGCAACGAAATTAAACTTGGCGGAACGGCAACGCTTTCCGCTGGAACATACAAGGCCGTTGCGGAAAACTCGGCGACAGGTTTGCTGAGGGACATAACCGTAATTATTACCCAAAAGCCGGCGCCCACAGTCAAAGATATTCCTGACGTGACTTTGGAGGCCGAAGAATCGGGAGCGGTACTGAGTGTGGAGGCTGAAGGAGAGGGTATTACATTGGCTTGGAGCCCTGAAACCCACCTGACAGGTGATGATCCATACAAGAAAACCGCTAATCCGCCAACAACGACAACTTACACGGTTACCGTAACGGACAAGTACGGTTGTCAGGCGACGGATCAAGTGACAGTAACCAGAATGGGCCCTGGGCCCATAGCCAACGACGACGAGGCTGAAGGCGCATACAATACCGAACTTGAGATAGAAGTATTGGCAAACGATACGGACCCTGACGGAAATCTGGATCCTTCAAGTCTGACAATCACGCAGGAACCCGCTTCCGGAAAGGCGGAGGTGCTTGGCGGAATGGTTTTGTTTACGCCTCAAAATGGGTTTGAGGGAGAAATGAAGCTCAAATATCAGATCTGCGACGAAGACAACCAATGCGATGACGCAACAGTAACCGTAACGGTGCTGAAGCGTGAGGTGGAAATCCCGGACGCTCTTACTCCCAATAATGACGGAAAGAACGACATGTTCGTGATAAAAAATGCAGATTTCTTTACCGATAGCAAGCTGACAGTTCTCAATACCAGAGGCAACCGAGTTTACGAAAAAGAGGGCTATACCAATGACTGGGATGGCGAAGGAAACGTAGGTTTGTACGATAGCCGGCCATTGCCCCAAGGCACTTATTATTACGTCTTCGATTACGGTGACGGCCGTTCCCCGCTCAAAGGTTTTGTCTTTATATATCGACAGGATTGA